Proteins encoded within one genomic window of Alteribacter populi:
- a CDS encoding LapA family protein, translated as MRGQWGLITGIIVVLIIAIFAVINVEPVEVNYLFGQNEWPLVLVIIGSVLMGGLIVGSVGIYKIYRLQQEVKKLQLENEGLKNDPEGRSRVKERSKRAKDENNHDVTKTKQ; from the coding sequence ATGCGAGGGCAATGGGGACTCATCACCGGAATTATTGTTGTCTTAATTATTGCGATTTTTGCAGTCATCAATGTCGAGCCCGTGGAAGTTAACTACTTGTTTGGACAAAATGAATGGCCTTTAGTGCTCGTGATCATTGGTTCCGTCCTTATGGGTGGTTTGATTGTGGGCAGTGTTGGCATTTATAAAATTTACCGACTTCAGCAGGAAGTGAAGAAACTACAGCTTGAAAATGAAGGTCTGAAAAATGATCCAGAAGGACGATCCCGGGTAAAAGAAAGAAGTAAGCGAGCAAAGGACGAAAATAATCATGACGTGACAAAAACAAAACAATAA